A genomic region of Lagopus muta isolate bLagMut1 chromosome 19, bLagMut1 primary, whole genome shotgun sequence contains the following coding sequences:
- the AIF1L gene encoding allograft inflammatory factor 1-like, whose product MAAPRRPSGGGPRRAPQDGRLEEINKEFLCDPKFSDEEDLEEKLAVFKEKYMEFDLNNQGEIDLMSVKRMMEKMGVPKTHLELKKMISEVTGGVSETISYQDFVNVMLGKRSAVLKLVMMFEGKANESNPKPSGPPPERDIASLP is encoded by the exons ATGGCGGCTCCGCGACGGCCGAGCGGAGGGGGACCGCGGCGTGCCCCGCAGGACGGGCGGCTGGAGGAGATCAATAAG GAATTTCTCTGTGACCCAAAGTTCAGCGATGAGGAAGATCTGGAGGAGAAGCTGGCAGTGTTCAAGG AGAAGTACATGGAGTTTGACCTGAACAACCAAGGCGAGATTG ATTTGATGTCTGTCAAAAGGATGATGGAGAAGATGGGTGTTCCGAAGACCCATCTAGAGCTGAAGAAGATGATCTCTGAGGTGACCGGAGGGGTTAGCGAGACCATCTCCTACCAGGACTTCGTTAACGTGATGCTTGGCAAACGCTCTGCTGTACTTAAACT GGTCATGATGTTTGAAGGAAAAGCCAATGAAAGCAACCCAAAACCTTCCGGTCCACCTCCAGAGAGAGATATAGCCAGCCTCCCTTGA